One genomic segment of Pseudomonas sp. RU47 includes these proteins:
- the tuf gene encoding elongation factor Tu: MAKEKFDRSLPHVNVGTIGHVDHGKTTLTAALTRVCSEVFGSAIVDFDKIDSAPEEKARGITINTAHVEYNSKIRHYAHVDCPGHADYVKNMITGAAQMDGAILVCSAADGPMPQTREHILLSRQVGVPYIVVFLNKADLVDDAELLELVEMEVRDLLSTYDFPGDDTPIIIGSARMALEGKDDNEMGTTAVKKLVETLDAYIPEPVRMIDKPFLMPIEDVFSISGRGTVVTGRIERGIVRVQDPLEIVGLRDTTVTTCTGVEMFRKLLDEGRAGENCGVLLRGTKRDDVERGQVLVKPGSVKPHTKFTAEVYVLSKEEGGRHTPFFKGYRPQFYFRTTDVTGNCELPEGVEMVMPGDNIQMTVTLIKTIAMEDGLRFAIREGGRTVGAGVVAKIIE; encoded by the coding sequence GTGGCTAAAGAAAAATTTGATCGTTCCCTACCGCACGTCAACGTTGGCACCATTGGTCACGTTGACCACGGTAAAACCACTCTGACTGCTGCTCTGACTCGCGTTTGCTCCGAAGTTTTCGGTTCCGCAATCGTTGACTTCGACAAGATCGACAGCGCACCAGAAGAAAAAGCTCGCGGTATCACCATCAACACCGCACACGTTGAGTACAACTCGAAGATCCGTCACTACGCTCACGTTGACTGCCCAGGTCACGCTGACTATGTGAAGAACATGATCACCGGTGCTGCTCAAATGGACGGCGCTATTCTGGTTTGCTCGGCCGCTGATGGTCCGATGCCACAAACCCGTGAGCACATCCTGCTGTCCCGTCAGGTAGGCGTTCCGTACATCGTGGTTTTCCTGAACAAGGCTGACCTGGTAGACGACGCTGAGCTGCTGGAACTGGTTGAGATGGAAGTTCGCGACCTGCTGTCCACGTACGACTTCCCGGGCGATGACACTCCAATCATCATCGGTTCGGCTCGTATGGCGCTGGAAGGCAAAGACGACAACGAAATGGGCACTACCGCTGTCAAGAAGCTGGTAGAGACTCTGGATGCCTACATCCCAGAACCAGTTCGTATGATCGACAAGCCGTTCCTGATGCCAATCGAAGACGTATTCTCGATCTCGGGTCGCGGTACTGTTGTGACTGGTCGTATCGAGCGCGGTATCGTTCGCGTTCAAGATCCGCTGGAAATCGTTGGTCTGCGTGACACCACCGTTACTACTTGCACCGGTGTTGAAATGTTCCGCAAGCTGCTCGACGAAGGTCGTGCTGGCGAGAACTGCGGCGTTCTGCTGCGTGGTACCAAGCGTGACGACGTTGAACGTGGTCAGGTTCTGGTTAAGCCGGGTTCGGTTAAGCCGCACACCAAGTTCACCGCAGAAGTTTACGTTCTGAGCAAGGAAGAAGGCGGTCGTCACACTCCGTTCTTCAAAGGCTACCGTCCACAGTTCTACTTCCGTACTACTGACGTGACTGGTAACTGCGAGCTGCCAGAAGGCGTTGAAATGGTAATGCCAGGTGACAACATTCAGATGACTGTTACCCTGATCAAAACCATCGCGATGGAAGACGGTCTGCGTTTCGCTATCCGTGAAGGCGGTCGTACCGTCGGCGCTGGCGTCGTAGCCAAAATCATCGAGTAA
- the rplD gene encoding 50S ribosomal protein L4, translated as MQLNVNDAQAIEVSELTFGGEFNETLVHQAVVAYMAGGRQGTKQQKTRSDVRGGGKRPWRQKGTGRARAGTIRSPIWRGGGTTFAARPQDHSQKLNKKMYRAAMRSILAELVRTDRLVVVQDFAVETPKTKDLLGKLNNMSLTDVLIVSDAVDQNLYLAARNLPHVDVRDVQGSDPVSLIAYDKVLITVSAVKKFEELLG; from the coding sequence ATGCAATTAAATGTAAATGACGCTCAAGCGATCGAAGTTTCCGAACTGACATTTGGCGGCGAATTCAACGAGACGCTGGTTCACCAAGCAGTCGTGGCCTACATGGCTGGCGGCCGTCAAGGTACCAAGCAGCAGAAGACCCGTTCCGACGTTCGTGGTGGCGGTAAGCGCCCATGGCGTCAGAAAGGTACTGGCCGTGCTCGTGCCGGTACTATCCGTAGCCCAATCTGGCGTGGCGGCGGTACCACTTTCGCAGCTCGTCCTCAGGATCACTCCCAGAAGCTGAACAAGAAGATGTACCGCGCAGCAATGCGTTCCATCCTTGCTGAGCTGGTGCGTACTGATCGTCTGGTCGTGGTTCAGGATTTCGCTGTTGAAACTCCGAAAACCAAAGATCTGCTGGGCAAACTGAACAACATGAGCCTGACCGATGTTCTCATCGTGTCGGACGCTGTTGATCAGAACCTGTACCTGGCTGCTCGTAACCTGCCGCACGTAGATGTACGTGACGTTCAAGGTTCCGATCCAGTTAGTCTGATCGCATACGACAAGGTGTTGATCACCGTGTCGGCCGTGAAGAAATTCGAGGAGCTGCTGGGATGA
- the fusA gene encoding elongation factor G translates to MARTTPISRYRNIGIVAHVDAGKTTTTERVLFYTGKSHKMGEVHDGAATTDWMVQEQERGITITSAAITAFWKGSEKQYKDEHRFNVIDTPGHVDFTIEVERSLRVLDGAVVVFCGTSGVEPQSETVWRQANKYGVPRLVYVNKMDRAGANFLRVIGQIKQRLGHTPVPIQLAIGSEDNFQGQIDLINMQAVYWNDSDKGMVPVRKDIPAELQELAEEWRNNMVEAAAEANEELMNKYLEGEELSIEEIKAALRQRTIAGEIVLAVCGSSFKNKGVPLVLDAVIDFLPAPTDIPAIKGTDPDNEEIELERHADDAEPFSALAFKIATDPFVGTLTFVRVYSGVLNSGDGVINSVKGKKERVGRMVQMHANAREEIKEVRAGDIAALIGMKDVTTGETLCNADKPIILVRMDFPEPVISVAVEPKTKDDQEKMGIALGKLAQEDPSFRVKTDEETGQTIISGMGELHLDILVDRMRREFNVEANIGKPQVSYRERITKNCEIEGKFVRQSGGRGQFGHCWIRFAPADEGQEGLQFVNEVVGGVVPKEYIPAIQKGIEEQMKNGVVAGYPLIGLKATVFDGSYHDVDSNEMAFKVAASMATKQLAQKGGGELLEPIMAVEVVTPEDYMGDVMGDLNRRRGMIQGMEDTVSGKVIRAEVPLGEMFGYATDVRSMSQGRASYSMEFKKYDTAPSHIVESVTKKQG, encoded by the coding sequence ATGGCTCGTACTACTCCGATTAGCCGCTACCGTAACATCGGTATCGTCGCTCACGTGGATGCTGGTAAAACCACCACCACCGAGCGCGTCCTTTTTTACACCGGCAAAAGTCACAAAATGGGCGAGGTGCATGATGGCGCCGCGACCACAGACTGGATGGTGCAGGAGCAGGAGCGTGGTATTACCATTACTTCTGCTGCCATCACCGCTTTCTGGAAAGGTTCCGAGAAGCAGTACAAGGATGAGCACCGCTTCAACGTAATCGATACCCCGGGCCACGTTGACTTCACTATTGAAGTTGAGCGTTCCCTGCGCGTACTCGACGGCGCTGTCGTTGTGTTCTGCGGTACTTCGGGTGTTGAGCCTCAGTCGGAAACCGTATGGCGTCAAGCCAACAAATACGGTGTTCCACGTCTTGTTTACGTAAACAAGATGGACCGTGCTGGTGCCAACTTCCTGCGCGTGATCGGTCAGATCAAGCAGCGTCTGGGTCACACTCCGGTGCCGATCCAGTTGGCTATCGGTTCCGAAGACAACTTCCAGGGTCAGATCGATCTGATCAACATGCAAGCTGTCTACTGGAACGACTCTGACAAAGGTATGGTCCCTGTTCGCAAGGACATTCCTGCTGAGCTCCAAGAGCTGGCTGAAGAGTGGCGCAACAACATGGTTGAAGCTGCTGCTGAAGCCAACGAAGAGCTGATGAACAAGTACCTGGAAGGCGAAGAGCTGTCGATCGAAGAGATCAAAGCTGCTTTGCGTCAGCGTACTATCGCCGGCGAAATCGTTCTGGCTGTTTGCGGTTCTTCGTTCAAGAATAAGGGTGTTCCCCTGGTTCTCGACGCCGTTATCGACTTCCTGCCTGCACCGACCGACATTCCTGCGATCAAGGGTACTGACCCTGATAACGAGGAAATCGAGCTGGAGCGTCATGCAGACGATGCGGAGCCGTTCTCGGCTCTGGCGTTCAAGATCGCTACCGACCCATTCGTGGGTACCTTGACCTTCGTCCGTGTTTACTCGGGCGTGTTGAACTCCGGCGACGGCGTGATCAACTCGGTTAAAGGTAAAAAAGAGCGCGTGGGTCGTATGGTGCAAATGCACGCAAACGCCCGTGAAGAGATCAAGGAAGTACGCGCTGGTGACATCGCGGCCCTGATCGGCATGAAGGACGTCACCACTGGTGAAACCCTCTGCAACGCTGACAAGCCAATCATCCTGGTTCGCATGGACTTCCCGGAGCCGGTTATTTCGGTTGCCGTAGAGCCTAAGACCAAGGATGACCAGGAAAAAATGGGTATCGCTCTGGGCAAACTTGCTCAGGAAGACCCGTCTTTCCGCGTTAAAACTGATGAAGAGACTGGTCAAACGATCATCTCCGGCATGGGCGAGCTGCACCTGGACATCCTGGTTGACCGGATGCGCCGTGAGTTCAACGTCGAAGCCAACATCGGCAAGCCTCAGGTTTCGTATCGTGAGCGCATCACGAAGAACTGTGAAATCGAAGGCAAGTTCGTTCGTCAGTCCGGCGGTCGTGGTCAGTTCGGCCACTGCTGGATCCGTTTTGCTCCTGCTGACGAAGGTCAGGAAGGTCTGCAATTCGTGAACGAAGTTGTAGGTGGTGTGGTTCCTAAGGAATACATCCCGGCTATCCAGAAGGGTATCGAAGAGCAGATGAAGAACGGCGTTGTTGCCGGCTATCCGCTGATCGGCCTGAAGGCTACCGTGTTCGATGGTTCTTACCACGACGTCGACTCCAACGAGATGGCGTTTAAAGTGGCTGCCTCCATGGCGACCAAGCAACTGGCCCAGAAGGGCGGTGGTGAGTTGCTTGAGCCGATCATGGCTGTAGAGGTTGTTACGCCTGAAGACTATATGGGTGATGTGATGGGCGACCTTAACCGTCGTCGCGGCATGATCCAGGGTATGGAAGACACAGTGTCCGGCAAGGTTATCCGTGCCGAGGTTCCACTGGGTGAGATGTTCGGTTATGCGACCGACGTTCGTTCCATGTCCCAGGGTCGCGCAAGCTACTCTATGGAATTCAAAAAATACGATACGGCTCCGTCGCACATCGTCGAATCCGTAACCAAAAAACAAGGCTGA
- the rplW gene encoding 50S ribosomal protein L23: protein MNQERVFKVLLGPHVSEKATVLADKKGQFVFKVATDATKLEIKKAVESLFSVKVERVTTLNVLGKSKRTARGLGKRNDWKKAVISLQPGQDLDFSSSAE from the coding sequence ATGAACCAGGAACGCGTATTTAAAGTTCTGCTTGGCCCGCACGTTTCCGAGAAGGCTACGGTTCTGGCAGACAAGAAAGGCCAGTTCGTTTTCAAGGTTGCTACTGACGCAACCAAGCTGGAAATCAAGAAGGCCGTCGAAAGCCTGTTCAGCGTGAAAGTAGAGCGCGTCACTACCCTGAATGTTCTGGGTAAGAGCAAGCGCACTGCTCGCGGTCTGGGCAAGCGTAATGACTGGAAGAAGGCAGTTATCTCCCTTCAGCCAGGCCAAGATCTCGATTTCAGCAGCAGTGCTGAGTAA
- the rpsG gene encoding 30S ribosomal protein S7: MPRRRVAAKREILDDPKYGSQILAKFMNHVMESGKKAVAERIVYGALETVATRKAGTDPLELFEKALDAIAPLVEVKSRRVGGATYQVPVEVRPSRRNALAMRWLVDFARKRGEKSMALRLAGELLDAAEGKGAAVKKREDVHRMAEANKAFSHYRF; encoded by the coding sequence ATGCCAAGACGTCGCGTAGCAGCAAAGCGTGAGATTCTGGACGATCCGAAATACGGAAGCCAGATCCTCGCCAAATTCATGAACCACGTTATGGAAAGCGGCAAGAAAGCCGTTGCCGAGCGTATCGTTTATGGTGCCCTGGAAACCGTTGCGACCCGTAAGGCTGGCACCGATCCCCTGGAACTCTTCGAAAAAGCACTCGACGCCATCGCTCCGCTGGTCGAAGTGAAGTCGCGCCGCGTTGGTGGTGCTACTTACCAGGTTCCGGTCGAGGTTCGTCCTTCCCGTCGTAACGCTCTGGCAATGCGCTGGTTGGTAGACTTCGCCCGTAAGCGTGGTGAGAAGTCTATGGCTCTGCGTTTGGCTGGCGAACTGCTGGATGCTGCTGAAGGTAAAGGTGCTGCTGTTAAGAAGCGTGAAGACGTGCACCGTATGGCTGAAGCCAACAAAGCTTTCTCGCACTACCGCTTCTAA
- the rplC gene encoding 50S ribosomal protein L3, whose product MTIGVVGRKCGMTRIFTEEGVSIPVTVIEIEPNRVTQFKTEETDGYRAVQVTVGERRASRVTAAQAGHFAKANVAAGRTTMEFRLEEGEYQAGDLINAEIFAAGQLVDVTGQSKGKGFQGTIKRWNFRGQDNTHGNSVSHRVPGSIGQCQTPGRVFKGKKMSGHMGAERVTVQSLEVVRVDAERNLLLVKGAVPGATGGNLVVRPAAKARG is encoded by the coding sequence ATGACTATTGGTGTAGTCGGTCGTAAATGCGGTATGACCCGTATTTTCACCGAAGAAGGTGTCTCCATTCCGGTCACGGTCATTGAGATCGAGCCGAATCGCGTCACCCAGTTCAAAACTGAAGAGACCGATGGCTATCGTGCAGTGCAAGTCACTGTCGGCGAGCGTCGTGCTTCGCGTGTAACAGCAGCTCAGGCTGGCCACTTCGCTAAAGCGAACGTTGCCGCTGGTCGCACCACCATGGAATTCCGTCTTGAAGAAGGCGAGTACCAGGCTGGCGATCTGATCAACGCTGAAATCTTCGCCGCTGGTCAACTGGTTGATGTAACCGGTCAGTCCAAGGGTAAAGGCTTCCAGGGTACGATCAAGCGTTGGAATTTCCGCGGGCAAGATAACACCCACGGTAACTCCGTATCCCACCGCGTCCCAGGCTCTATCGGCCAGTGCCAGACTCCTGGTCGTGTATTCAAGGGCAAAAAAATGTCCGGTCATATGGGCGCTGAGCGCGTGACCGTGCAGTCCCTGGAAGTAGTGCGCGTGGACGCTGAACGCAATCTGTTGTTGGTCAAGGGTGCTGTTCCTGGCGCTACTGGCGGCAACCTGGTTGTACGTCCAGCAGCCAAGGCTCGCGGTTAA
- the rpsL gene encoding 30S ribosomal protein S12: MATINQLVRQPRKRIVEKSDVPALQNCPQRRGVCTRVYTTTPKKPNSALRKVCRVRLTNGFEVSSYIGGEGHNLQEHSVVLIRGGRVKDLPGVRYHTVRGSLDTSGVKGRNQGRSKYGTKRPK; encoded by the coding sequence ATGGCAACTATCAACCAGCTGGTACGTCAGCCGCGTAAGCGTATCGTCGAGAAATCCGACGTACCTGCGCTGCAGAACTGCCCGCAACGTCGTGGCGTGTGCACCCGTGTGTACACCACTACGCCGAAAAAACCTAACTCGGCACTGCGTAAAGTATGCCGTGTGCGCCTGACCAACGGTTTCGAGGTTTCCTCGTACATCGGTGGTGAAGGTCACAACCTGCAAGAGCACAGCGTGGTACTGATCCGCGGCGGTCGTGTAAAAGACTTGCCAGGTGTTCGTTACCACACCGTTCGCGGCTCCTTGGATACTTCCGGCGTTAAAGGCCGTAACCAGGGTCGTTCGAAGTACGGTACCAAGCGTCCGAAGTAA
- the rpsJ gene encoding 30S ribosomal protein S10: MQNQQIRIRLKAFDHRLIDQSTQEIVETAKRTGAQVRGPIPLPTRKERFTVLVSPHVNKDARDQYEIRTHKRVLDIVQPTDKTVDALMKLDLAAGVEVQISLG; this comes from the coding sequence ATGCAAAATCAGCAAATCCGTATCAGGTTGAAGGCTTTCGACCATCGCCTGATCGACCAATCAACCCAGGAAATCGTGGAAACCGCGAAACGTACTGGTGCTCAAGTGCGTGGTCCAATTCCACTGCCTACCCGTAAAGAGCGGTTCACCGTTCTGGTTTCTCCGCACGTCAACAAAGACGCGCGCGACCAGTACGAAATCCGCACTCATAAGCGCGTTCTGGACATCGTCCAGCCAACGGATAAAACCGTTGATGCTCTTATGAAGCTTGATCTTGCGGCCGGTGTGGAAGTGCAGATCAGCCTCGGCTAA
- the rpoC gene encoding DNA-directed RNA polymerase subunit beta', protein MKDLLNLLKNQGQVEEFDAIRIGLASPEMIRSWSFGEVKKPETINYRTFKPERDGLFCAKIFGPVKDYECLCGKYKRLKHRGVICEKCGVEVALAKVRRERMAHIELASPVAHIWFLKSLPSRIGLLMDMTLRDIERVLYFESYVVIDPGMTTLEKGQLLNDEQYFEALEEFGDDFDARMGAEAVRELLHAIDLEHEIGRLREEIPQTNSETKIKKLSKRLKLMEAFQGSGNLPEWMVLTVLPVLPPDLRPLVPLDGGRFATSDLNDLYRRVINRNNRLKRLLDLSAPDIIVRNEKRMLQEAVDALLDNGRRGRAITGSNKRPLKSLADMIKGKQGRFRQNLLGKRVDYSGRSVITVGPTLRLHQCGLPKKMALELFKPFIFGKLEMRGLATTIKAAKKMVERELPEVWDVLAEVIREHPVLLNRAPTLHRLGIQAFEPVLIEGKAIQLHPLVCAAYNADFDGDQMAVHVPLTLEAQLEARALMMSTNNILSPANGEPIIVPSQDVVLGLYYMTREAINAKGEGRVFADLQEVDRVFRAGEAALHAKVKVRINETVNDRDGNSVSGTRIVDTTVGRALLFQVVPKGLSYDVVNLPMKKKAISKLINQCYRVVGLKETVIFADQLMYTGFAYSTISGVSIGVNDFVIPDEKARIIGAATDEVKEIESQYASGLVTQGEKYNKVIDLWSKANDEVSKAMMANLSKEKVIDRHGVEVDQESFNSMYMMADSGARGSAAQIRQLAGMRGLMAKPDGSIIETPITANFREGLSVLQYFISTHGARKGLADTALKTANSGYLTRRLVDVAQDLVVTEIDCGTEHGLLMTPHIEGGDVVEPLGERVLGRVIARDVFKPGTEDVIVPAGTLVDEKWVEFIELNSIDEVIVRSPISCETRYGICAKCYGRDLARGHQVNIGEAVGVIAAQSIGEPGTQLTMRTFHIGGAASRTSAADSVQVKNGGTVRLHNLKHVERVDGHLVAVSRSGELAIADDFGRERERYKLPYGAVISVKEGDKVDAGAIVAKWDPHTHPIVTEMKGTVTYVGMEEGITIKRQTDELTGMTNIEVLDAKDRPAAGKEIRPAVKMVDDNGKDLLLPGTDVIAQYFLPANALVGVADGAKIAIGDVIARIPQETSKTRDITGGLPRVADLFEARRPKEASILAEVSGTIAFGKETKGKRRLVITPNDGSDPYEELIPKWRHLNVFEGEQVNRGEVISDGPSDPHDILRLLGVSALAKYIVNEIQDVYRLQGVKINDKHIETILRQMLRKVEIAESGDSSFIKGDQMELTHVLVENERLGGEDKFVSKYTRVLLGITKASLSTESFISAASFQETTRVLTEAAVTGKRDYLRGLKENVVVGRLIPAGTGLAYHSERKRRRDADKPLRVSASEVEAALTEALNSSGN, encoded by the coding sequence TTGAAAGACCTACTGAATTTGCTGAAAAACCAGGGTCAAGTCGAAGAGTTCGACGCCATCCGTATCGGATTGGCCTCGCCTGAGATGATCCGCTCATGGTCGTTCGGTGAAGTTAAAAAGCCGGAAACCATCAACTACCGTACGTTCAAACCTGAGCGTGACGGTCTGTTCTGCGCCAAGATCTTTGGCCCGGTAAAGGATTACGAGTGCCTGTGCGGTAAGTACAAGCGCTTGAAGCACCGTGGTGTGATCTGCGAGAAGTGCGGCGTTGAAGTTGCACTGGCCAAGGTTCGTCGTGAGCGCATGGCGCACATCGAACTGGCTTCGCCGGTTGCCCACATCTGGTTCCTGAAATCGCTGCCGTCCCGTATCGGCTTGCTGATGGACATGACCCTGCGTGATATCGAACGCGTTCTCTACTTCGAGAGCTATGTCGTTATCGATCCAGGCATGACCACCCTTGAAAAAGGTCAGCTGCTGAACGACGAGCAGTACTTTGAAGCGCTGGAAGAGTTCGGTGACGATTTCGACGCCCGTATGGGTGCTGAAGCTGTCCGTGAACTGCTGCACGCTATCGACCTGGAACACGAGATTGGCCGTCTGCGTGAAGAAATTCCGCAAACCAACTCGGAAACCAAGATCAAGAAGCTGTCCAAGCGTCTGAAGTTGATGGAAGCCTTCCAGGGTTCCGGCAACCTGCCAGAGTGGATGGTGCTGACCGTTCTGCCGGTTCTGCCGCCAGATCTGCGTCCACTGGTCCCGCTGGATGGTGGTCGTTTCGCGACTTCCGACCTCAACGATCTGTATCGTCGAGTGATCAACCGTAACAACCGTTTGAAGCGCCTGCTGGATCTGTCCGCTCCGGACATCATCGTGCGCAACGAAAAGCGTATGTTGCAGGAAGCTGTCGATGCTCTGCTCGACAACGGTCGTCGTGGCCGCGCTATCACCGGTTCGAACAAGCGTCCTCTGAAATCCCTGGCTGATATGATCAAGGGTAAGCAAGGTCGTTTCCGTCAGAACTTGCTCGGTAAGCGTGTTGACTACTCCGGTCGTTCGGTAATTACCGTAGGCCCGACCCTGCGTCTGCATCAGTGCGGTCTGCCGAAGAAGATGGCTCTCGAGCTGTTCAAACCGTTCATTTTCGGCAAGCTGGAAATGCGTGGTCTCGCGACCACCATCAAAGCGGCCAAGAAAATGGTCGAGCGCGAACTGCCAGAGGTTTGGGACGTTCTCGCTGAAGTGATTCGCGAACACCCGGTTCTTCTCAACCGTGCACCGACCCTTCACCGTCTGGGTATCCAGGCGTTTGAACCGGTACTGATCGAAGGTAAGGCTATCCAGCTGCACCCTCTGGTCTGCGCCGCGTACAACGCCGACTTCGACGGCGACCAAATGGCCGTGCACGTACCGCTGACACTGGAAGCCCAGCTGGAAGCGCGTGCGTTGATGATGTCGACCAACAACATTCTGTCGCCAGCCAACGGTGAGCCAATCATCGTTCCGTCGCAGGACGTTGTATTGGGTCTGTACTACATGACTCGTGAAGCGATCAACGCCAAAGGCGAAGGTCGTGTGTTCGCGGATCTGCAGGAAGTTGACCGTGTGTTCCGTGCCGGCGAAGCCGCACTGCACGCCAAGGTTAAAGTACGTATCAACGAAACCGTCAACGACCGTGACGGCAACAGCGTGAGCGGTACCCGTATCGTCGACACCACTGTCGGCCGTGCGCTGCTGTTCCAGGTTGTGCCAAAAGGTCTGTCGTACGACGTCGTCAACCTGCCGATGAAGAAAAAGGCGATCTCCAAGCTGATCAACCAGTGCTACCGCGTGGTTGGTTTGAAAGAGACCGTGATCTTCGCTGACCAGTTGATGTACACCGGTTTCGCTTACTCGACCATCTCCGGCGTTTCCATCGGTGTTAACGACTTCGTTATCCCTGACGAGAAAGCCCGCATCATCGGTGCTGCCACCGACGAAGTGAAAGAGATCGAGAGCCAGTACGCCTCCGGCCTGGTAACCCAGGGCGAGAAGTACAACAAAGTGATCGACCTTTGGTCGAAAGCGAACGACGAAGTTTCCAAGGCAATGATGGCCAACCTCTCGAAAGAGAAGGTTATCGACCGTCATGGCGTTGAAGTCGATCAAGAGTCTTTCAACTCGATGTACATGATGGCTGACTCGGGTGCGCGGGGTTCCGCAGCACAGATTCGTCAGCTGGCCGGTATGCGTGGTCTGATGGCCAAGCCGGACGGTTCCATCATCGAAACGCCGATTACTGCGAACTTCCGTGAAGGTTTGAGCGTACTTCAGTACTTCATCTCCACTCACGGTGCTCGTAAAGGTCTGGCGGATACCGCGTTGAAAACTGCGAACTCCGGTTACCTGACTCGTCGTCTGGTAGACGTGGCGCAGGATCTGGTTGTAACCGAGATCGATTGCGGCACCGAACACGGTCTGCTGATGACTCCGCACATTGAAGGCGGTGACGTTGTAGAGCCGTTGGGTGAGCGCGTATTGGGTCGTGTTATTGCCCGTGACGTATTCAAGCCAGGCACTGAGGACGTTATCGTTCCGGCCGGTACTCTGGTTGACGAGAAGTGGGTTGAGTTCATCGAGCTGAACAGCATCGACGAAGTGATCGTGCGTTCGCCGATCAGCTGCGAAACCCGCTATGGCATTTGCGCCAAGTGCTACGGCCGTGACTTGGCTCGTGGTCACCAGGTGAACATCGGTGAAGCGGTCGGCGTTATCGCTGCCCAGTCCATCGGTGAGCCGGGTACCCAGTTGACGATGCGTACGTTCCACATCGGTGGTGCGGCAAGCCGTACTTCCGCAGCCGACAGCGTTCAGGTGAAGAATGGCGGTACCGTCCGTCTGCACAACCTGAAACACGTTGAGCGAGTGGATGGTCACCTGGTTGCTGTGTCCCGTTCCGGTGAGCTGGCCATCGCTGATGACTTCGGTCGTGAGCGCGAGCGTTACAAGCTGCCGTACGGTGCTGTGATTTCGGTTAAAGAAGGTGACAAGGTCGACGCTGGCGCAATCGTGGCCAAGTGGGATCCGCACACTCACCCGATCGTTACCGAAATGAAAGGTACCGTGACCTACGTGGGCATGGAAGAAGGCATCACGATCAAGCGTCAGACTGACGAATTGACCGGTATGACCAACATTGAAGTACTCGACGCGAAAGATCGTCCAGCTGCGGGCAAAGAAATCCGTCCAGCAGTGAAGATGGTCGACGACAACGGCAAGGATCTGTTGCTGCCAGGCACTGACGTTATCGCTCAGTACTTCCTGCCAGCCAACGCCCTGGTCGGTGTGGCGGACGGTGCGAAGATCGCGATCGGTGATGTTATCGCGCGTATCCCGCAAGAAACTTCGAAGACCCGCGACATCACCGGTGGTCTGCCGCGTGTTGCCGACTTGTTCGAAGCCCGTCGTCCGAAAGAAGCGTCGATTCTGGCTGAAGTCAGCGGCACCATCGCGTTCGGTAAAGAGACCAAAGGCAAGCGCCGTCTGGTTATTACCCCGAACGATGGTTCCGATCCGTACGAAGAGCTGATTCCGAAGTGGCGTCACCTGAACGTGTTCGAAGGCGAACAGGTAAACCGCGGCGAAGTTATCTCCGACGGCCCAAGCGATCCGCACGACATCCTGCGTCTGCTGGGTGTGAGCGCGCTGGCCAAGTACATCGTTAACGAGATCCAGGACGTTTACCGTCTGCAAGGCGTGAAGATCAACGACAAGCACATCGAGACCATCCTGCGTCAGATGCTGCGTAAAGTTGAAATCGCTGAATCCGGCGATTCGAGTTTCATCAAGGGCGACCAGATGGAACTGACTCACGTACTGGTAGAAAACGAGCGTCTGGGTGGCGAAGACAAGTTCGTCTCCAAGTACACTCGCGTTCTGCTGGGTATCACCAAGGCGTCGTTGTCCACCGAATCGTTCATCTCGGCGGCTTCCTTCCAGGAAACCACCCGTGTACTGACCGAAGCGGCAGTCACCGGCAAGCGCGATTACCTGCGCGGCCTGAAAGAAAACGTGGTCGTGGGTCGTCTGATCCCGGCTGGTACCGGTCTGGCTTATCACAGCGAGCGCAAGCGTCGTCGTGATGCTGACAAACCGTTGCGCGTAAGCGCCAGTGAAGTGGAAGCTGCACTGACCGAAGCGCTGAACTCGAGCGGTAACTGA